One stretch of Mangifera indica cultivar Alphonso chromosome 9, CATAS_Mindica_2.1, whole genome shotgun sequence DNA includes these proteins:
- the LOC123225895 gene encoding calmodulin-interacting protein 111 isoform X2, with protein sequence MNAFNNSGLILWIKQLMTWATTLLLLQFFLLVVKNGVRLSSNLSYTMGCPVSGRIVFIYAVQNQFLSSPENNSDKLHKIDANHVSLHTCKELHLKLVPSKDRVKMNTDMFSAMHASTGKSHDQLGNGIISSPKTPSYQSKLSSPIVNHLASPIREYSVSNSLNLNSSALDPFDILEVLKDESAKKLLQICAASWLYSRSLLYGNLVAIPMPVEHCMFLVIGANMLPEDSSSQHLTSDRSQSLYPQASELDNHRSDAFVVNRETKIYLYAALNSVSESSQKGALPHMPFEREDLRANEECNILKLGGLSKECAILKDIIISSSVKNTLSGLGLRPTKGVLLHGPPGTGKTSLAQLCAHDAGVNLFTINGPEIISQNYGESEQALHGVFDSASKAAPAMVFIDELDAIAPARKDGGEELSQRMVATLLNLIDGINRTDGVVVIAATNRPDSIEPALRRPGRLDREIELGVPSPMQRLEILQTLLGGMEHSLSDLQVQHLAMATHGFVGADLAALCNEAALVCLRFYAKSEKPYDGLRFSGALNTYEGHSDIIMEESDQLGNVKDTARECSDSASSCDSGSPISSEILPSFHLNGTMSEITDNFQSGVYTTSATMLISEEEYTLKVTFEDFEKARMKVRPSAMREVVLEVPKVNWEDVGGQREIKTQLMEAVEWPQKHQEAFKRIGTRPPTGILMFGPPGCSKTLMARAVASEAGLNFLSVKGPELFSKWVGESEKAVRSLFAKARANAPSIIFFDEIDGLAVIRGKESDGVSVSDRVMSQLLVELDGLHQRVNVTVIAATNRPDKIDPALLRPGRFDRLLYVGPPNEVDREEIFRIHLRKIPFSSDVYIKELACLTKGYTGADISLICREAAISAIEDNLDASEITMEHLRTAIKQVQPSEIQSYKELSDKFQRLVHSNAEGDRLRNQHCSSKSTRFHIWTIIKSIWQKKSASSE encoded by the exons ATGAATGCGTTCAACAATTCAGGATTGATACTTTGGATAAAACAGCTAATGACGTGGGCAACTACTTTGCTCTTGCTACAGTTTTTCCTTCTT gTTGTGAAGAATGGAGTACGATTGTCATCTAACCTTTCATACACAATGGGTTGTCCAGTTTCAGGCAGGATTGTGTTTATTTATGCTGTACAGAATCAGTTCCTTAGTAGTCCAGAAAATAACAGTGATAAACTACATAAGATAGAtgctaatcatgtctcattaCACACCTGCAAAGAATTGCACTTAAAGTTGGTTCCTTCTAAGGACAGAGTGAAAATGAACACTGATATGTTCTCTGCAATGCATGCTTCCACTGGAAAAAGTCATGATCAACTTGGAAATGGAATTATATCATCTCCTAAGACGCCGTCGTATCAGTCGAAGCTCAGTTCCCCAATTGTTAATCACTTAGCTTCACCAATACGTGAATATTCAGTGTCTAATTCACTCAATTTGAATAGTTCAGCACTTGATCCATTTGATATTTTAGAGGTATTAAAGGATGAAAGTGCTAAAAAGCTTCTGCAGATCTGCGCTGCTTCATGGTTGTACTCTCGTAGTTTACTCTATGGGAATCTTGTGGCCATCCCAATGCCTGTGGAGCATTGCATGTTCCTTGTGATAGGTGCTAATATGCTTCCAGAAGATAGTAGTAGTCAACATTTGACTAGTGATAGAAGTCAGAGTCTGTACCCTCAAGCTTCTGAGTTGGACAACCATAGGAGTGATGCCTTTGTTGTAAACCGTGAGACAAAAATATATCTGTATGCAGCATTGAATTCGGTATCTGAATCTTCACAAAAAGGAGCTTTGCCACATATGCCGTTTGAACGTGAGGATTTGAGAGCAAATGAAGAATGTAATATCTTAAAACTGGGTGGTTTATCTAAAGAATGTGCAATTTTGAAGgatattattatttcttcatCTGTGAAGAATACATTGTCGGG TCTCGGTTTACGACCTACAAAAGGAGTTCTTCTTCATGGCCCACCTGGCACAGGAAAAACTTCTTTGGCTCAACTTTGTGCCCATGATGCTGGTGTCAACCTTTTCACCATAAACGGACCTGAGATCATAAGTCAAAATTATGGTGAAAGTGAGCAAGCACTGCATGGAGTTTTTGATTCAGCTAGCAAAGCTGCTCCTGCCATG GTGTTCATTGATGAGTTGGATGCCATTGCACCTGCACGGAAAGATGGAGGTGAAGAGCTCTCTCAGAGAATGGTTGCTAcattgttgaatttgattgatGGGATTAATAGAACTGATGGAGTAGTTGTTATTGCTGCTACCAACAGGCCTGACAGTATTGAGCCTGCTCTCAGGCGGCCCGGAAGGCTTGACAGGGAAATTGAACTAG GTGTGCCATCACCAATGCAACGATTGGAGATACTGCAGACACTTCTTGGTGGCATGGAACATTCTCTTTCAGACCTGCAAGTTCAACACCTTGCCATGGCTACACATGGTTTTGTAGGTGCTGATCTAGCTGCCCTTTGCAATGAGGCTGCCTTGGTATGTCTTAGGTTTTATGCTAAATCTGAAAAGCCTTATGATGGTTTGCGCTTTAGTGGAGCACTTAATACATATGAAGGCCACTCTGACATTATAATGGAAGAATCTGATCAGTTAGGAAATGTTAAGGATACTGCAAGGGAGTGTTCAGACTCTGCCTCTTCATGTGATTCTGGTTCTCCTATTTCTTCAGAGATTCTACCATCTTTTCACTTGAATGGAACAATGTCAGAAATCACAGATAATTTCCAGAGTGGTGTTTATACAACTTCTGCAACAATGCTTATTTCAGAAGAAGAATATACATTGAAAGTGACttttgaagattttgaaaaGGCCAGGATGAAAGTGAGGCCTAGCGCCATGCGAGAG GTAGTACTTGAGGTGCCAAAGGTCAATTGGGAAGATGTTGGGGGCCAGCGGGAGATCAAAACTCAATTAATGGAAGCAGTAGAATGGCCTCAAAAACACCAGGAAGCATTCAAGCGTATTGGCACTCGTCCTCCGACTGGAATATTGATGTTTGGGCCTCCCGGCTGTAGCAAAACCCTCATGGCACGTGCTGTAGCTTCTGAAGCAGGATTAAATTTCCTTTCTGTAAAGGGTCCTGAACTTTTTAGCAAATGGGTTGGTGAATCAGAGAAGGCTGTGAGATCCCTATTTGCCAAGGCACGGGCCAATGCGCCATCAATCATATTTTTTGACGAAATTGATGGTCTTGCTGTCATTCGTGGGAAGGAAAGTGATGGAGTTTCGGTTTCCGATAGGGTCATGAGTCAACTTCTTGTGGAATTGGATG GTTTACATCAAAGAGTCAATGTCACTGTTATTGCTGCTACGAATCGGCCTGACAAGATTGATCCTGCCCTTTTAAGACCTG GACGCTTTGATCGCCTGCTATATGTGGGACCTCCAAATGAGGTTGACAGGGAGGAAATATTTCGTATCCATTTACGGAAAATACCTTTCAGTTCTGATGTATACATAAAAGAGTTGGCGTGTCTCACCAAAGGCTATACTGGGGCtgatatttcattaatttgccGGGAGGCAGCCATTTCAGCTATTGAG GACAACCTTGATGCATCAGAAATAACTATGGAACATTTAAGGACTGCAATTAAACAAGTACAACCGTCAGAGATTCAGTCTTACAAGGAACTATCAGACAAATTTCAAAGACTTGTACATTCTAATGCTGAAGGAGATAGACTAAGAAATCAGCATTGTTCAAGTAAATCAACCAGGTTCCATATCTG GACCATCATAAAATCTATCTGGCAAAAAAAGTCTGCTTCAAGTGAGTAG
- the LOC123225895 gene encoding calmodulin-interacting protein 111 isoform X1, with translation MPSKAKKQSKTPSRLSNSDPAASPKTPSLFSSSDSQVIEEDFQSVLEEASSQYPSLIGKSAFIGQVTDVETESRGCKIWLSESSMLASSLAPGSIVSVSLFASGKRCSNSFSLSSLGDECVQQFRIDTLDKTANDVGNYFALATVFPSCKVVKNGVRLSSNLSYTMGCPVSGRIVFIYAVQNQFLSSPENNSDKLHKIDANHVSLHTCKELHLKLVPSKDRVKMNTDMFSAMHASTGKSHDQLGNGIISSPKTPSYQSKLSSPIVNHLASPIREYSVSNSLNLNSSALDPFDILEVLKDESAKKLLQICAASWLYSRSLLYGNLVAIPMPVEHCMFLVIGANMLPEDSSSQHLTSDRSQSLYPQASELDNHRSDAFVVNRETKIYLYAALNSVSESSQKGALPHMPFEREDLRANEECNILKLGGLSKECAILKDIIISSSVKNTLSGLGLRPTKGVLLHGPPGTGKTSLAQLCAHDAGVNLFTINGPEIISQNYGESEQALHGVFDSASKAAPAMVFIDELDAIAPARKDGGEELSQRMVATLLNLIDGINRTDGVVVIAATNRPDSIEPALRRPGRLDREIELGVPSPMQRLEILQTLLGGMEHSLSDLQVQHLAMATHGFVGADLAALCNEAALVCLRFYAKSEKPYDGLRFSGALNTYEGHSDIIMEESDQLGNVKDTARECSDSASSCDSGSPISSEILPSFHLNGTMSEITDNFQSGVYTTSATMLISEEEYTLKVTFEDFEKARMKVRPSAMREVVLEVPKVNWEDVGGQREIKTQLMEAVEWPQKHQEAFKRIGTRPPTGILMFGPPGCSKTLMARAVASEAGLNFLSVKGPELFSKWVGESEKAVRSLFAKARANAPSIIFFDEIDGLAVIRGKESDGVSVSDRVMSQLLVELDGLHQRVNVTVIAATNRPDKIDPALLRPGRFDRLLYVGPPNEVDREEIFRIHLRKIPFSSDVYIKELACLTKGYTGADISLICREAAISAIEDNLDASEITMEHLRTAIKQVQPSEIQSYKELSDKFQRLVHSNAEGDRLRNQHCSSKSTRFHIWTIIKSIWQKKSASSE, from the exons ATGCCTTCCAAGGCAAAGAAGCAATCAAAGACTCCATCCAGGTTGTCGAATTCTGACCCGGCTGCATCTCCTAAAACTCCTTCACTGTTCTCTTCTTCTGATTCTCAAGTTATTGAGGAAGATTTCCAAAGCGTTCTTGAGGAAGCTTCTAGTCAATACCCTTCACTGATTGGGAAGTCTGCTTTCATCGGCCAAGTTACTGACGTTGAGACTGAGTCCAGGGGCTGTAAAATTTGGCTTTCAGAGTCCTCCATGCTTGCATCTTCCCTTGCTCCTGGTTCCATTGTATCG GTGTCACTTTTTGCTTCAGGGAAGAGATGTTCAAATAGTTTTTCTCTCAGTTCATTAGGAGATGAATGCGTTCAACAATTCAGGATTGATACTTTGGATAAAACAGCTAATGACGTGGGCAACTACTTTGCTCTTGCTACAGTTTTTCCTTCTTGTAAg gTTGTGAAGAATGGAGTACGATTGTCATCTAACCTTTCATACACAATGGGTTGTCCAGTTTCAGGCAGGATTGTGTTTATTTATGCTGTACAGAATCAGTTCCTTAGTAGTCCAGAAAATAACAGTGATAAACTACATAAGATAGAtgctaatcatgtctcattaCACACCTGCAAAGAATTGCACTTAAAGTTGGTTCCTTCTAAGGACAGAGTGAAAATGAACACTGATATGTTCTCTGCAATGCATGCTTCCACTGGAAAAAGTCATGATCAACTTGGAAATGGAATTATATCATCTCCTAAGACGCCGTCGTATCAGTCGAAGCTCAGTTCCCCAATTGTTAATCACTTAGCTTCACCAATACGTGAATATTCAGTGTCTAATTCACTCAATTTGAATAGTTCAGCACTTGATCCATTTGATATTTTAGAGGTATTAAAGGATGAAAGTGCTAAAAAGCTTCTGCAGATCTGCGCTGCTTCATGGTTGTACTCTCGTAGTTTACTCTATGGGAATCTTGTGGCCATCCCAATGCCTGTGGAGCATTGCATGTTCCTTGTGATAGGTGCTAATATGCTTCCAGAAGATAGTAGTAGTCAACATTTGACTAGTGATAGAAGTCAGAGTCTGTACCCTCAAGCTTCTGAGTTGGACAACCATAGGAGTGATGCCTTTGTTGTAAACCGTGAGACAAAAATATATCTGTATGCAGCATTGAATTCGGTATCTGAATCTTCACAAAAAGGAGCTTTGCCACATATGCCGTTTGAACGTGAGGATTTGAGAGCAAATGAAGAATGTAATATCTTAAAACTGGGTGGTTTATCTAAAGAATGTGCAATTTTGAAGgatattattatttcttcatCTGTGAAGAATACATTGTCGGG TCTCGGTTTACGACCTACAAAAGGAGTTCTTCTTCATGGCCCACCTGGCACAGGAAAAACTTCTTTGGCTCAACTTTGTGCCCATGATGCTGGTGTCAACCTTTTCACCATAAACGGACCTGAGATCATAAGTCAAAATTATGGTGAAAGTGAGCAAGCACTGCATGGAGTTTTTGATTCAGCTAGCAAAGCTGCTCCTGCCATG GTGTTCATTGATGAGTTGGATGCCATTGCACCTGCACGGAAAGATGGAGGTGAAGAGCTCTCTCAGAGAATGGTTGCTAcattgttgaatttgattgatGGGATTAATAGAACTGATGGAGTAGTTGTTATTGCTGCTACCAACAGGCCTGACAGTATTGAGCCTGCTCTCAGGCGGCCCGGAAGGCTTGACAGGGAAATTGAACTAG GTGTGCCATCACCAATGCAACGATTGGAGATACTGCAGACACTTCTTGGTGGCATGGAACATTCTCTTTCAGACCTGCAAGTTCAACACCTTGCCATGGCTACACATGGTTTTGTAGGTGCTGATCTAGCTGCCCTTTGCAATGAGGCTGCCTTGGTATGTCTTAGGTTTTATGCTAAATCTGAAAAGCCTTATGATGGTTTGCGCTTTAGTGGAGCACTTAATACATATGAAGGCCACTCTGACATTATAATGGAAGAATCTGATCAGTTAGGAAATGTTAAGGATACTGCAAGGGAGTGTTCAGACTCTGCCTCTTCATGTGATTCTGGTTCTCCTATTTCTTCAGAGATTCTACCATCTTTTCACTTGAATGGAACAATGTCAGAAATCACAGATAATTTCCAGAGTGGTGTTTATACAACTTCTGCAACAATGCTTATTTCAGAAGAAGAATATACATTGAAAGTGACttttgaagattttgaaaaGGCCAGGATGAAAGTGAGGCCTAGCGCCATGCGAGAG GTAGTACTTGAGGTGCCAAAGGTCAATTGGGAAGATGTTGGGGGCCAGCGGGAGATCAAAACTCAATTAATGGAAGCAGTAGAATGGCCTCAAAAACACCAGGAAGCATTCAAGCGTATTGGCACTCGTCCTCCGACTGGAATATTGATGTTTGGGCCTCCCGGCTGTAGCAAAACCCTCATGGCACGTGCTGTAGCTTCTGAAGCAGGATTAAATTTCCTTTCTGTAAAGGGTCCTGAACTTTTTAGCAAATGGGTTGGTGAATCAGAGAAGGCTGTGAGATCCCTATTTGCCAAGGCACGGGCCAATGCGCCATCAATCATATTTTTTGACGAAATTGATGGTCTTGCTGTCATTCGTGGGAAGGAAAGTGATGGAGTTTCGGTTTCCGATAGGGTCATGAGTCAACTTCTTGTGGAATTGGATG GTTTACATCAAAGAGTCAATGTCACTGTTATTGCTGCTACGAATCGGCCTGACAAGATTGATCCTGCCCTTTTAAGACCTG GACGCTTTGATCGCCTGCTATATGTGGGACCTCCAAATGAGGTTGACAGGGAGGAAATATTTCGTATCCATTTACGGAAAATACCTTTCAGTTCTGATGTATACATAAAAGAGTTGGCGTGTCTCACCAAAGGCTATACTGGGGCtgatatttcattaatttgccGGGAGGCAGCCATTTCAGCTATTGAG GACAACCTTGATGCATCAGAAATAACTATGGAACATTTAAGGACTGCAATTAAACAAGTACAACCGTCAGAGATTCAGTCTTACAAGGAACTATCAGACAAATTTCAAAGACTTGTACATTCTAATGCTGAAGGAGATAGACTAAGAAATCAGCATTGTTCAAGTAAATCAACCAGGTTCCATATCTG GACCATCATAAAATCTATCTGGCAAAAAAAGTCTGCTTCAAGTGAGTAG
- the LOC123225895 gene encoding calmodulin-interacting protein 111 isoform X3 — protein MVVKNGVRLSSNLSYTMGCPVSGRIVFIYAVQNQFLSSPENNSDKLHKIDANHVSLHTCKELHLKLVPSKDRVKMNTDMFSAMHASTGKSHDQLGNGIISSPKTPSYQSKLSSPIVNHLASPIREYSVSNSLNLNSSALDPFDILEVLKDESAKKLLQICAASWLYSRSLLYGNLVAIPMPVEHCMFLVIGANMLPEDSSSQHLTSDRSQSLYPQASELDNHRSDAFVVNRETKIYLYAALNSVSESSQKGALPHMPFEREDLRANEECNILKLGGLSKECAILKDIIISSSVKNTLSGLGLRPTKGVLLHGPPGTGKTSLAQLCAHDAGVNLFTINGPEIISQNYGESEQALHGVFDSASKAAPAMVFIDELDAIAPARKDGGEELSQRMVATLLNLIDGINRTDGVVVIAATNRPDSIEPALRRPGRLDREIELGVPSPMQRLEILQTLLGGMEHSLSDLQVQHLAMATHGFVGADLAALCNEAALVCLRFYAKSEKPYDGLRFSGALNTYEGHSDIIMEESDQLGNVKDTARECSDSASSCDSGSPISSEILPSFHLNGTMSEITDNFQSGVYTTSATMLISEEEYTLKVTFEDFEKARMKVRPSAMREVVLEVPKVNWEDVGGQREIKTQLMEAVEWPQKHQEAFKRIGTRPPTGILMFGPPGCSKTLMARAVASEAGLNFLSVKGPELFSKWVGESEKAVRSLFAKARANAPSIIFFDEIDGLAVIRGKESDGVSVSDRVMSQLLVELDGLHQRVNVTVIAATNRPDKIDPALLRPGRFDRLLYVGPPNEVDREEIFRIHLRKIPFSSDVYIKELACLTKGYTGADISLICREAAISAIEDNLDASEITMEHLRTAIKQVQPSEIQSYKELSDKFQRLVHSNAEGDRLRNQHCSSKSTRFHIWTIIKSIWQKKSASSE, from the exons ATG gTTGTGAAGAATGGAGTACGATTGTCATCTAACCTTTCATACACAATGGGTTGTCCAGTTTCAGGCAGGATTGTGTTTATTTATGCTGTACAGAATCAGTTCCTTAGTAGTCCAGAAAATAACAGTGATAAACTACATAAGATAGAtgctaatcatgtctcattaCACACCTGCAAAGAATTGCACTTAAAGTTGGTTCCTTCTAAGGACAGAGTGAAAATGAACACTGATATGTTCTCTGCAATGCATGCTTCCACTGGAAAAAGTCATGATCAACTTGGAAATGGAATTATATCATCTCCTAAGACGCCGTCGTATCAGTCGAAGCTCAGTTCCCCAATTGTTAATCACTTAGCTTCACCAATACGTGAATATTCAGTGTCTAATTCACTCAATTTGAATAGTTCAGCACTTGATCCATTTGATATTTTAGAGGTATTAAAGGATGAAAGTGCTAAAAAGCTTCTGCAGATCTGCGCTGCTTCATGGTTGTACTCTCGTAGTTTACTCTATGGGAATCTTGTGGCCATCCCAATGCCTGTGGAGCATTGCATGTTCCTTGTGATAGGTGCTAATATGCTTCCAGAAGATAGTAGTAGTCAACATTTGACTAGTGATAGAAGTCAGAGTCTGTACCCTCAAGCTTCTGAGTTGGACAACCATAGGAGTGATGCCTTTGTTGTAAACCGTGAGACAAAAATATATCTGTATGCAGCATTGAATTCGGTATCTGAATCTTCACAAAAAGGAGCTTTGCCACATATGCCGTTTGAACGTGAGGATTTGAGAGCAAATGAAGAATGTAATATCTTAAAACTGGGTGGTTTATCTAAAGAATGTGCAATTTTGAAGgatattattatttcttcatCTGTGAAGAATACATTGTCGGG TCTCGGTTTACGACCTACAAAAGGAGTTCTTCTTCATGGCCCACCTGGCACAGGAAAAACTTCTTTGGCTCAACTTTGTGCCCATGATGCTGGTGTCAACCTTTTCACCATAAACGGACCTGAGATCATAAGTCAAAATTATGGTGAAAGTGAGCAAGCACTGCATGGAGTTTTTGATTCAGCTAGCAAAGCTGCTCCTGCCATG GTGTTCATTGATGAGTTGGATGCCATTGCACCTGCACGGAAAGATGGAGGTGAAGAGCTCTCTCAGAGAATGGTTGCTAcattgttgaatttgattgatGGGATTAATAGAACTGATGGAGTAGTTGTTATTGCTGCTACCAACAGGCCTGACAGTATTGAGCCTGCTCTCAGGCGGCCCGGAAGGCTTGACAGGGAAATTGAACTAG GTGTGCCATCACCAATGCAACGATTGGAGATACTGCAGACACTTCTTGGTGGCATGGAACATTCTCTTTCAGACCTGCAAGTTCAACACCTTGCCATGGCTACACATGGTTTTGTAGGTGCTGATCTAGCTGCCCTTTGCAATGAGGCTGCCTTGGTATGTCTTAGGTTTTATGCTAAATCTGAAAAGCCTTATGATGGTTTGCGCTTTAGTGGAGCACTTAATACATATGAAGGCCACTCTGACATTATAATGGAAGAATCTGATCAGTTAGGAAATGTTAAGGATACTGCAAGGGAGTGTTCAGACTCTGCCTCTTCATGTGATTCTGGTTCTCCTATTTCTTCAGAGATTCTACCATCTTTTCACTTGAATGGAACAATGTCAGAAATCACAGATAATTTCCAGAGTGGTGTTTATACAACTTCTGCAACAATGCTTATTTCAGAAGAAGAATATACATTGAAAGTGACttttgaagattttgaaaaGGCCAGGATGAAAGTGAGGCCTAGCGCCATGCGAGAG GTAGTACTTGAGGTGCCAAAGGTCAATTGGGAAGATGTTGGGGGCCAGCGGGAGATCAAAACTCAATTAATGGAAGCAGTAGAATGGCCTCAAAAACACCAGGAAGCATTCAAGCGTATTGGCACTCGTCCTCCGACTGGAATATTGATGTTTGGGCCTCCCGGCTGTAGCAAAACCCTCATGGCACGTGCTGTAGCTTCTGAAGCAGGATTAAATTTCCTTTCTGTAAAGGGTCCTGAACTTTTTAGCAAATGGGTTGGTGAATCAGAGAAGGCTGTGAGATCCCTATTTGCCAAGGCACGGGCCAATGCGCCATCAATCATATTTTTTGACGAAATTGATGGTCTTGCTGTCATTCGTGGGAAGGAAAGTGATGGAGTTTCGGTTTCCGATAGGGTCATGAGTCAACTTCTTGTGGAATTGGATG GTTTACATCAAAGAGTCAATGTCACTGTTATTGCTGCTACGAATCGGCCTGACAAGATTGATCCTGCCCTTTTAAGACCTG GACGCTTTGATCGCCTGCTATATGTGGGACCTCCAAATGAGGTTGACAGGGAGGAAATATTTCGTATCCATTTACGGAAAATACCTTTCAGTTCTGATGTATACATAAAAGAGTTGGCGTGTCTCACCAAAGGCTATACTGGGGCtgatatttcattaatttgccGGGAGGCAGCCATTTCAGCTATTGAG GACAACCTTGATGCATCAGAAATAACTATGGAACATTTAAGGACTGCAATTAAACAAGTACAACCGTCAGAGATTCAGTCTTACAAGGAACTATCAGACAAATTTCAAAGACTTGTACATTCTAATGCTGAAGGAGATAGACTAAGAAATCAGCATTGTTCAAGTAAATCAACCAGGTTCCATATCTG GACCATCATAAAATCTATCTGGCAAAAAAAGTCTGCTTCAAGTGAGTAG